A window from Sinorhizobium fredii encodes these proteins:
- a CDS encoding MFS transporter produces MRPFYHLLGNNLIANITNFTVWFALTFWVYIETQSVFATGMIAGVYLVFTSGFGFWLCSIVDHNPKKLAMLGSSVVSAGFYVLSLALLLMSPQAAFANPYGVHLWVFVLLVMLGVIAGNIRSIALPTLVTVLIPEDRRDKANGLVGMVTGIGFLTTSVISGFLVAWGGMVASLAFALVFTFLAFAHLAFIHVDERRLGAAPGHPAEPKRVDIEERLR; encoded by the coding sequence ATGCGTCCGTTTTACCATCTTCTCGGCAACAACCTGATCGCCAACATCACCAACTTCACGGTCTGGTTCGCGCTGACCTTCTGGGTCTATATCGAAACGCAATCCGTGTTTGCGACCGGCATGATCGCCGGTGTCTACCTCGTGTTCACATCCGGCTTCGGCTTCTGGCTCTGCAGCATAGTCGACCACAATCCCAAGAAGCTGGCCATGCTCGGCTCGAGCGTGGTGTCGGCGGGCTTCTATGTACTGTCCCTGGCGCTGCTCTTGATGTCGCCGCAGGCGGCCTTCGCCAATCCCTATGGCGTTCACCTTTGGGTTTTCGTGCTTTTGGTGATGCTCGGCGTCATTGCCGGCAATATTCGCTCCATCGCCCTGCCGACACTGGTCACCGTGCTCATTCCCGAGGATAGGAGGGACAAGGCCAATGGTCTCGTCGGCATGGTGACCGGTATCGGCTTTCTCACCACCTCGGTGATCAGCGGCTTTCTGGTCGCTTGGGGCGGAATGGTGGCGTCGCTGGCTTTCGCCCTCGTTTTCACCTTCCTGGCCTTTGCGCACCTTGCCTTCATTCATGTCGATGAGCGGCGTTTGGGAGCCGCGCCCGGTCACCCCGCCGAACCCAAGCGCGTCGACATCGAGGAACGATTGCGGTGA
- a CDS encoding histidine phosphatase family protein → MTTTFLLVRHAAHDKIGNFLAGRTADVPLGPAGREQAERLATRLAGENIGAIYASPRKRTQETAAAIAAASDIPEVETADALDEVDFGTWSGKTFEVLNGDPHWRHWNSKRSLARAPGGETMLEVQSRVISLVETLGRHGDDGKIVLVSHADVIKALVCHVLGLSADAWSRFEIAPASISTLVAGDWGAKIVTLNENGS, encoded by the coding sequence GTGACGACCACGTTCCTGCTGGTGCGGCACGCCGCCCACGACAAGATCGGAAATTTCCTCGCTGGGCGCACGGCAGACGTTCCGCTCGGCCCGGCCGGCCGTGAACAGGCCGAGCGTCTGGCAACGCGGCTTGCCGGCGAGAATATCGGTGCGATCTATGCCAGCCCGCGTAAGCGAACCCAGGAAACGGCCGCGGCGATCGCCGCTGCCTCGGACATTCCGGAAGTCGAAACGGCCGATGCGCTTGACGAAGTGGATTTCGGCACCTGGTCCGGCAAGACGTTCGAAGTGCTGAACGGGGACCCGCATTGGCGTCATTGGAATTCCAAAAGGAGCCTTGCCCGCGCGCCGGGCGGAGAGACGATGCTGGAGGTCCAGTCGCGAGTGATCTCGCTCGTCGAAACACTCGGACGGCATGGGGACGACGGTAAAATCGTCCTTGTCAGCCATGCGGACGTCATCAAGGCCTTGGTCTGCCATGTCCTCGGCCTTTCGGCGGACGCCTGGTCCCGTTTCGAGATCGCTCCCGCCTCCATCTCGACCCTGGTCGCGGGCGACTGGGGGGCGAAGATCGTCACGTTGAACGAAAACGGGTCGTGA
- a CDS encoding beta-xylosidase — MIEAAMIWNEPNNKSHWDPEIDPDWSRFAHMAKLAADAIHGVNPNLTRVLGGISPIDPGFLALMDTYGVLDHVDAVAAHGFPLDWNLWQIDEWPQKIAELQNVTDLPIWVSEVGVSSFGAEEVQLWGLKRTAELLKGKVERIQWYSLYDLPSAWPATTRHKEAEGSSYYRHFYMGLLREDGTPKLALEEFARHTPDIGLVQWFHFEDPRLEDAVEWMKRLGITCLRTGLSWADRFRPDALAWFDRQMEALEDFDVTVTYCFTPEHRGLAPHHTSAPIVPEEFAEFCAEMTERYAPHPSPVGVLDQPQLSPRPPMRSTSFPTQPRE; from the coding sequence ATGATCGAAGCCGCAATGATCTGGAACGAGCCGAACAACAAGTCCCATTGGGATCCGGAGATCGACCCCGATTGGAGCCGCTTTGCGCATATGGCGAAGCTCGCCGCGGACGCCATTCATGGCGTGAACCCCAATCTGACAAGGGTGCTCGGCGGCATCTCGCCGATCGACCCGGGCTTCCTGGCTCTCATGGATACCTATGGCGTGCTCGATCACGTCGATGCGGTGGCCGCCCATGGCTTTCCGCTCGACTGGAACCTCTGGCAAATTGACGAATGGCCGCAGAAGATCGCGGAACTGCAGAACGTCACCGATCTGCCGATCTGGGTAAGCGAGGTCGGCGTCTCGAGTTTCGGTGCCGAGGAGGTGCAGCTATGGGGACTGAAAAGAACCGCCGAATTGCTGAAGGGCAAGGTCGAACGAATTCAGTGGTACAGCCTCTACGATCTGCCGAGCGCCTGGCCGGCCACGACCCGGCACAAGGAGGCGGAGGGGTCTTCCTATTACCGGCATTTCTACATGGGACTTCTGCGCGAAGACGGCACGCCGAAGCTGGCGCTCGAGGAATTTGCCCGGCACACGCCGGACATCGGGCTGGTGCAATGGTTCCATTTCGAGGACCCGCGGCTTGAGGACGCCGTAGAATGGATGAAGCGCCTCGGGATCACCTGCCTGCGCACCGGCCTCTCCTGGGCCGACCGATTCCGGCCGGATGCGCTGGCATGGTTCGATCGGCAGATGGAGGCGCTCGAGGATTTCGACGTGACCGTCACCTATTGCTTCACGCCGGAACACCGGGGCCTTGCCCCGCACCATACGAGCGCGCCGATCGTGCCGGAGGAATTTGCCGAATTCTGCGCCGAGATGACCGAGCGCTATGCTCCTCACCCGTCGCCGGTAGGTGTCCTCGATCAGCCTCAGCTCTCACCGCGACCGCCGATGCGATCGACGAGTTTCCCGACCCAGCCGCGCGAATAG
- a CDS encoding inorganic triphosphatase, with protein sequence MQETELKLELAQGGASLLLKENPFACTPTIRRQRSVYYDTDEWDLSQRGLSLCIRQCGNERTQIVKSGDGSAAEALTREEWSRPIADDTPVLDDPQIQAQLAGVAERLAPLFEVHVKRHRWSITEGDATIDVAMDVGKVLAADREAPLCEIELERKAGSPTALFALIRKLNLITPASIGVLTKADRGYRLIGPARGAVKASVTPLAADMNTATVFVRIASACLKQFRLNEMVLSWSRDTEALHQARVALRRLRSLFSICKSLFTDSRFDHLRDELRWLASELGDARNIDVMIKNTTGEELLRCLQEARSDAYGAAGAALSSVRARALMIDLVEWISIRDWRSDEAGQALLAQPARQFASRMLDKLWKKVAKGGSNLIDLDDETRHEVRITAKKLRYAAEFFGPLYESKQETKRHKRFIVAMGGLQDHLGSLNDLATAPDMLLKLQLSEVADTEPFSADDKEKLLHAAGEAHDIFVDTRRFWR encoded by the coding sequence ATGCAGGAAACGGAACTCAAGCTTGAGCTGGCCCAAGGGGGGGCATCGTTGCTTCTGAAGGAGAATCCCTTCGCCTGCACCCCCACCATTCGTCGGCAGAGGTCCGTTTATTATGATACCGACGAATGGGACCTGTCTCAGCGCGGGTTGTCGCTATGCATCCGGCAATGCGGGAATGAACGGACCCAGATCGTCAAATCCGGCGACGGCTCGGCGGCCGAAGCTCTCACGCGTGAAGAATGGTCACGGCCAATTGCCGACGACACGCCTGTTCTCGACGATCCGCAGATACAGGCCCAGCTTGCCGGGGTGGCCGAAAGGCTCGCGCCGCTGTTCGAGGTTCACGTCAAGCGGCATCGTTGGAGCATCACGGAAGGCGACGCGACGATCGACGTCGCCATGGACGTCGGAAAAGTCCTTGCAGCGGATCGCGAGGCACCGCTCTGCGAAATCGAGTTGGAAAGGAAGGCGGGTTCCCCGACGGCGTTGTTTGCCCTGATCAGAAAACTCAATCTGATCACGCCGGCTTCGATCGGGGTGCTGACCAAAGCGGATCGCGGCTACCGTCTGATTGGTCCTGCGCGTGGTGCCGTCAAGGCGAGTGTTACGCCACTCGCTGCCGATATGAATACTGCGACGGTGTTCGTGCGCATTGCGTCAGCCTGCCTCAAGCAGTTTCGCCTCAATGAAATGGTCCTGTCATGGTCTCGCGATACCGAAGCTTTGCATCAGGCGCGTGTGGCCCTGCGTCGACTGCGCTCGCTTTTCTCCATCTGTAAATCGCTTTTCACGGATAGCAGGTTCGATCATCTGCGCGATGAGCTACGCTGGCTTGCCTCGGAGCTTGGCGATGCGCGCAATATCGACGTCATGATCAAGAACACGACAGGCGAAGAGCTTTTGCGCTGTCTGCAGGAGGCCCGCAGCGACGCCTATGGCGCGGCAGGAGCCGCGCTTTCCTCCGTCCGCGCCCGCGCCCTGATGATCGACCTAGTCGAATGGATTTCGATCAGAGACTGGCGAAGCGACGAGGCCGGCCAGGCCTTGCTCGCCCAGCCGGCGAGGCAATTCGCCTCCAGGATGCTCGACAAGCTTTGGAAGAAGGTGGCGAAAGGCGGCAGCAATCTGATCGATTTGGATGATGAGACCCGCCATGAAGTGCGCATTACGGCAAAGAAACTGCGCTATGCGGCGGAGTTTTTTGGCCCCCTTTATGAAAGCAAGCAGGAAACCAAGCGCCACAAGAGGTTCATCGTCGCGATGGGGGGACTTCAGGATCACCTCGGCAGTCTGAACGATCTCGCCACCGCTCCCGACATGCTGTTGAAGCTGCAGCTTTCAGAGGTCGCGGATACAGAACCGTTCAGTGCGGACGACAAGGAAAAGCTCCTGCATGCTGCCGGTGAAGCCCACGATATATTTGTCGACACGAGGCGTTTCTGGCGCTGA
- a CDS encoding Coenzyme F420 hydrogenase/dehydrogenase, beta subunit C-terminal domain, producing the protein MSSTDPPKLPPDHPRLTPRRIGKSGLCIGCGACVARSSASDVTMRLDRYGHFKPKISGLSADNNPPDFAALCPFSPDARNEDEIACERFPSAKHRDPLIGRFQAAFVGHVREASFRADGSSGGLASWTAAELLARKLVDGIAHVVPRSDGEDDRQPLFRYRISRTVEDVRDGAKSRYYPVEMSAIVDEIRRRPGRYAVLGIPCFVKAVHLLSRQDPVLSERITFTLGLFCGHMKSARFVESFAWQMQARMGDVAGVDFRLKDVRRPANWYTAQLRLRDGGTRSKDWWHLVDGDWGAGYFQNSACNFCDDVVAETADISFGDAWVEPYSSDGRGTNVVVVRSPLLHRLIADAADEGRLALDEVDADFVVRTQAAGFRQRREGLGFRLSWPRYGIRPNKRVAPKWSGLPARRMLVYWLRSSISAHSHRIFLLARALHLPIIYTRWASTMLALYQGVTYSRGWVGKLVDRIGGRGES; encoded by the coding sequence ATGTCCTCAACTGATCCGCCGAAACTTCCGCCTGACCATCCCAGGCTCACGCCGCGGCGGATCGGAAAGTCTGGCCTGTGCATCGGGTGTGGAGCCTGCGTGGCGCGCTCAAGCGCCAGCGATGTGACCATGCGCCTCGACCGCTATGGCCACTTCAAGCCGAAAATTTCCGGTCTGTCGGCGGATAACAATCCACCAGACTTCGCCGCCCTCTGTCCCTTCTCTCCAGATGCCCGGAACGAGGACGAAATCGCCTGCGAGCGGTTCCCATCGGCCAAACACCGGGATCCGCTGATCGGGCGCTTCCAGGCAGCCTTTGTCGGTCACGTGCGCGAGGCGAGCTTTCGGGCGGACGGCAGCTCCGGCGGCTTGGCAAGCTGGACGGCCGCCGAGCTTCTGGCGAGGAAGTTGGTCGACGGGATCGCTCATGTGGTGCCGCGCTCCGACGGCGAGGACGATCGCCAACCGCTCTTCCGCTACCGGATCTCGCGAACGGTGGAAGACGTGCGCGATGGCGCCAAGTCGCGTTACTATCCCGTGGAGATGTCCGCGATCGTCGACGAGATCAGGCGCCGGCCCGGACGCTATGCGGTGCTCGGCATCCCGTGCTTCGTCAAGGCCGTGCATCTCCTTTCTCGGCAGGATCCGGTCCTGAGCGAGCGCATCACCTTCACGCTCGGCCTTTTTTGCGGACACATGAAAAGCGCTCGTTTCGTCGAAAGCTTCGCCTGGCAGATGCAGGCGAGGATGGGAGACGTTGCGGGTGTCGATTTCCGGCTGAAGGATGTCCGCCGGCCGGCGAACTGGTACACCGCTCAGTTGCGGCTCAGGGACGGAGGGACCAGGAGCAAGGACTGGTGGCATCTCGTCGACGGCGACTGGGGGGCTGGATATTTTCAGAATTCCGCCTGCAACTTCTGCGACGACGTGGTCGCCGAGACGGCGGACATTTCATTCGGCGACGCCTGGGTCGAACCCTACTCGTCCGACGGACGGGGCACGAATGTCGTTGTGGTTCGCTCTCCATTGCTGCATCGGCTCATCGCCGATGCCGCCGACGAAGGAAGGCTGGCTCTCGACGAGGTCGACGCCGATTTCGTTGTGCGAACCCAAGCGGCGGGATTCAGACAGCGACGCGAGGGGCTTGGCTTTCGCCTGAGCTGGCCGCGATACGGAATAAGGCCGAACAAGCGCGTGGCGCCGAAATGGAGCGGGCTGCCGGCCCGACGCATGCTGGTCTACTGGCTGCGCAGTTCGATCAGCGCCCACAGCCATCGCATCTTCCTGCTGGCAAGGGCACTCCACCTGCCAATCATCTATACCCGTTGGGCTTCGACGATGCTCGCCCTTTATCAGGGCGTCACCTATTCGCGCGGCTGGGTCGGGAAACTCGTCGATCGCATCGGCGGTCGCGGTGAGAGCTGA
- a CDS encoding group III truncated hemoglobin, which yields MELHGKAADSAAIRERAEAEMKAIGIDEAFIGTLVDTFYARVLAHPVLGPVFDARLSGRWPEHTEKMKSFWSAVAFRNGAYGGKPVQAHLGVANMSPELFPKWLALFAVTLDDIAPNPEAKAWFTSTAERIARSLTLSLFYNPALDDPALKRS from the coding sequence ATGGAATTGCATGGCAAAGCCGCGGATTCAGCGGCCATCCGCGAACGGGCGGAGGCGGAGATGAAGGCGATAGGTATCGATGAGGCGTTCATCGGCACTTTGGTCGACACGTTCTACGCCCGTGTGCTCGCGCATCCGGTGCTTGGGCCCGTCTTCGACGCAAGGCTGTCGGGACGTTGGCCGGAGCACACGGAGAAAATGAAAAGCTTCTGGTCCGCCGTGGCCTTCCGCAATGGCGCCTATGGCGGCAAGCCGGTCCAGGCGCATCTCGGCGTCGCCAACATGTCACCGGAGCTTTTTCCAAAATGGCTGGCGCTCTTTGCTGTCACCCTTGACGACATTGCACCGAACCCGGAGGCGAAGGCCTGGTTCACGAGCACGGCAGAGCGCATCGCGCGCAGCCTGACGCTCTCGCTCTTCTACAATCCGGCGCTCGACGACCCGGCGCTCAAGCGTTCCTGA
- the ppk2 gene encoding polyphosphate kinase 2, whose amino-acid sequence MGKLNDETERLDWLEAELTDTLDEDYELELSEPALTEEIRKIYRKARPPTIPRADYFRALLSLQAELIRLQDWVVYHKEKVVVIFEGRDSAGKGGAIKRITQRLNPRVVRVVALPAPSDREKTQWYFQRYVPHLPAGGEIVLFDRSWYNRSGVERVMGFATEGEVEEFFRDVPEFERMLVRSGIRLVKYWFSITDEEQQLRFLMRIHDPLKQWKLSPMDLQSRVRWEGYTKAKEETFARTNIPEAPWYIVEANDKKRARLNCIDHLLTKIPYEDVPHADIALPERVFNPDYERKVLPPELYVPSKY is encoded by the coding sequence ATGGGGAAGCTGAACGACGAAACTGAGCGCCTGGATTGGCTCGAAGCGGAGCTCACCGATACGCTCGACGAGGACTATGAGCTGGAACTGTCCGAACCGGCCTTGACGGAGGAGATCCGCAAGATTTATCGCAAGGCGCGTCCCCCGACGATTCCGCGAGCCGATTATTTCCGCGCCCTCCTGTCCCTGCAGGCGGAACTCATCAGGCTCCAGGATTGGGTCGTCTATCACAAAGAGAAGGTCGTGGTGATTTTCGAGGGCCGCGATTCGGCCGGCAAGGGCGGCGCGATCAAGCGCATCACACAGCGGCTGAACCCGCGCGTCGTGCGGGTGGTGGCGCTTCCGGCACCGTCCGACCGCGAAAAGACGCAATGGTACTTCCAGCGATACGTTCCGCATCTGCCGGCCGGCGGCGAGATCGTGCTGTTCGACCGCTCCTGGTACAACCGCTCCGGTGTCGAGCGGGTGATGGGCTTCGCGACGGAAGGCGAGGTGGAGGAATTCTTCCGAGACGTTCCGGAATTCGAGCGAATGCTGGTGCGCTCCGGCATTCGGCTTGTGAAATACTGGTTCTCGATCACCGACGAGGAGCAGCAGTTGCGGTTCCTGATGCGCATTCATGATCCGCTGAAGCAGTGGAAGCTTTCGCCCATGGACCTGCAGTCGCGGGTGCGCTGGGAGGGCTACACCAAGGCCAAGGAAGAGACTTTTGCCCGCACCAACATCCCGGAAGCGCCATGGTACATCGTCGAGGCAAATGACAAGAAGCGGGCGCGTCTGAACTGCATCGACCACCTGCTGACGAAGATCCCGTATGAGGATGTGCCGCATGCGGATATCGCGTTGCCGGAGCGGGTCTTCAATCCCGACTACGAGCGGAAAGTACTGCCACCGGAACTGTATGTGCCGTCGAAATACTGA
- a CDS encoding polysaccharide pyruvyl transferase family protein, with translation MAKLGVLTFHRCINYGSLWQTRCLVEGLRSRGHEPIVLDHRSDRVRRAEWRCALQPLLPVRTSAADGPLYAAKIRKFLKAIEALPLSRAFALDDPAGSESCDLVIVGSDEVWNLRHPWYGGCRLFYGDQLATRRLVSYAATFGNHPAANGLESFWAEGLRKFESISVRDGNSKTIIENAVGCEATLVLDPCLQFPEAIASDEAVYGMAMPRPYAAIYGHSFPDWFKDPVRRWARSRAIKLVSVGYRNDWADEQWIDAGPHDFAGFIAGAAAVVTNFFHGCVFSLINSKAFACVMSDYRWNKIHDLTALLGAERHVIWQGAGERDYGAALDEAPDPATAARLAEHRLRSQAYLDYVLN, from the coding sequence TTGGCGAAATTGGGTGTCCTGACATTTCACCGCTGCATCAACTACGGCTCCTTGTGGCAGACGCGATGTCTGGTCGAAGGGTTGCGATCTCGCGGCCACGAGCCGATCGTTCTCGACCACCGTTCCGATCGCGTCAGGCGGGCCGAATGGCGCTGCGCCTTGCAGCCGCTGCTGCCGGTCAGGACCTCGGCTGCCGATGGTCCGCTCTATGCGGCGAAAATCAGAAAGTTCTTGAAGGCCATTGAAGCACTTCCGCTCAGCCGAGCCTTTGCGCTGGATGATCCGGCGGGCAGCGAGAGCTGCGACCTTGTCATCGTCGGCAGCGACGAGGTCTGGAACCTGCGTCACCCCTGGTATGGTGGATGCCGATTGTTCTACGGCGATCAACTCGCCACGCGGCGGCTCGTTTCCTATGCCGCTACATTCGGGAACCATCCGGCTGCAAACGGGCTCGAGAGCTTCTGGGCGGAGGGGCTGCGGAAGTTCGAAAGCATTTCCGTGCGCGATGGGAATTCCAAGACGATCATCGAGAACGCGGTCGGCTGCGAGGCGACGCTCGTCCTCGATCCGTGCCTCCAATTTCCCGAGGCAATTGCTTCCGACGAGGCAGTTTACGGAATGGCAATGCCGCGCCCCTACGCTGCCATTTATGGCCATTCCTTTCCGGACTGGTTCAAGGACCCGGTTCGACGCTGGGCGCGATCACGCGCGATCAAGCTTGTCAGCGTCGGCTATCGCAACGATTGGGCCGATGAACAGTGGATCGACGCCGGGCCACATGATTTCGCCGGCTTCATTGCCGGTGCTGCGGCGGTGGTGACGAATTTCTTTCACGGCTGCGTCTTCTCCCTGATCAATTCCAAGGCTTTTGCCTGCGTGATGTCGGACTACCGCTGGAACAAGATCCACGACCTGACCGCACTCTTGGGCGCAGAACGCCACGTCATTTGGCAAGGAGCGGGCGAGCGGGACTATGGAGCGGCTCTTGACGAAGCACCGGATCCAGCCACCGCAGCCCGGCTCGCCGAGCATCGCCTCCGCTCACAGGCATATCTGGATTATGTCCTCAACTGA
- the msrB gene encoding peptide-methionine (R)-S-oxide reductase MsrB, with product MTYAKTAEAVRNLTPEQYRVTQQNGTERPFTGEYNDNKRPGIYVDIVSGEPLFASSDKFDSGCGWPSFTKPIVEENVEELRDDSYGMVRTEVRSKHGDSHLGHVFPDGPKDRGGLRYCINSAALRFIPREEMEAAGYGAYLNQVEDI from the coding sequence ATGACCTACGCTAAGACTGCCGAGGCGGTCAGGAATCTCACACCCGAGCAGTATCGTGTGACCCAGCAGAACGGCACCGAGAGGCCCTTCACGGGGGAGTACAATGACAACAAAAGGCCGGGGATCTATGTCGACATCGTTTCCGGCGAACCGCTGTTCGCCTCGTCCGACAAATTCGATTCCGGCTGCGGCTGGCCGAGCTTCACCAAGCCGATCGTGGAGGAGAATGTCGAGGAACTGAGGGATGATTCCTACGGCATGGTCCGCACCGAGGTGCGCTCGAAGCATGGGGACAGTCACCTCGGCCATGTCTTTCCCGACGGCCCGAAGGATCGCGGCGGCTTACGTTATTGCATCAATTCCGCCGCGCTGCGCTTCATTCCGCGCGAGGAGATGGAGGCCGCGGGTTACGGCGCCTATCTCAACCAGGTGGAGGACATCTGA
- the msrA gene encoding peptide-methionine (S)-S-oxide reductase MsrA: MTEKAVLAGGCFWGMQDLIRKLPGVVETRVGYTGGDVPNATYRNHGTHAEGIEIIFDPGKISYRRILEFFFQIHDPTTKNRQGNDIGMSYRSAIYYADDEQKRIAEDTIADVDASGRWPGKVVTEVEPAGDFWEAEPEHQDYLERYPNGYTCHFPRSDWVLPRRSAAE; the protein is encoded by the coding sequence ATGACCGAGAAAGCTGTATTGGCTGGTGGCTGCTTCTGGGGAATGCAGGACCTCATCCGCAAGCTCCCCGGCGTCGTCGAGACCCGCGTGGGCTATACCGGCGGCGATGTGCCGAATGCGACCTACCGCAACCACGGCACCCACGCCGAGGGCATCGAGATCATCTTCGATCCGGGTAAGATCAGCTACCGGCGGATTCTGGAGTTTTTCTTCCAGATCCACGATCCGACCACGAAAAACCGGCAGGGCAACGACATCGGCATGTCCTACCGCTCGGCGATCTACTATGCCGACGACGAGCAGAAGCGCATTGCCGAGGACACCATCGCAGACGTCGACGCTTCCGGCCGATGGCCGGGAAAGGTGGTGACCGAAGTCGAACCGGCGGGGGATTTCTGGGAGGCGGAGCCGGAGCACCAGGACTATCTGGAGCGCTACCCAAACGGCTACACCTGCCACTTCCCGCGCTCCGACTGGGTCTTGCCCCGTCGCTCGGCGGCCGAATAG
- a CDS encoding inositol-3-phosphate synthase: MRSKSIRIGLVGIGNCASSLVQGITFYRDAKEDEPVPGLMHVNLGGYHISDIEVSAAFDVAASKVGRDLSEAIYAPPNNTFRFAEVASTGVTVERGRTLDGIGRYLREEIPESEAPAVDVAEVLRRSDTDVLVSYLPVGSEVATRWYAEQALAAGCGFVNCIPVFIASDRSWQRKFAERGLPLIGDDIKSQVGATIVHRLLANLFRDRGVRIDRTYQLNFGGNTDFLNMLERERLESKKISKTQSVISQMDMPLAPGDIHVGPSDHVPWLADRKFAYIRVEGTTFGSVPLNVELKLEVWDSPNSAGVVIDAVRCAKLGMDRGVGGPLIAPSSYFMKSPPRQFTDAEARIRLEEFIAGETDALRGAAE; this comes from the coding sequence ATGCGATCGAAATCCATTCGAATCGGGCTGGTCGGAATCGGCAATTGCGCATCTTCCCTCGTCCAGGGAATTACTTTCTACCGTGACGCCAAGGAAGACGAGCCGGTGCCGGGGCTGATGCATGTCAATCTCGGCGGCTATCACATCAGCGATATCGAAGTGTCCGCCGCCTTCGACGTTGCCGCTTCGAAGGTCGGCCGCGATCTCTCCGAGGCGATCTATGCCCCTCCGAACAACACGTTCCGTTTCGCAGAGGTCGCTTCGACCGGGGTCACAGTGGAGCGCGGCAGAACGCTCGACGGGATCGGCCGGTATCTGCGCGAGGAAATCCCCGAATCGGAGGCTCCGGCCGTCGATGTCGCCGAAGTCCTGCGAAGAAGCGATACGGACGTGCTGGTCTCCTACCTCCCGGTCGGCTCGGAAGTGGCGACGCGATGGTACGCGGAGCAGGCGCTCGCCGCCGGCTGCGGTTTCGTCAACTGCATTCCCGTCTTCATCGCCTCCGACCGATCCTGGCAAAGAAAGTTCGCCGAGCGGGGCCTGCCGCTGATCGGCGACGACATCAAGAGCCAGGTCGGCGCCACCATCGTGCACCGGCTGCTCGCCAATCTCTTCCGCGACCGAGGCGTCAGGATCGACCGGACGTATCAGCTCAATTTCGGCGGCAATACCGACTTTCTCAACATGCTCGAACGGGAGCGGCTGGAATCGAAGAAGATCTCGAAGACCCAATCGGTCATTAGCCAGATGGACATGCCCCTTGCTCCCGGAGACATCCATGTCGGCCCCAGCGACCATGTGCCTTGGCTCGCCGACCGGAAGTTCGCCTATATCCGTGTTGAGGGCACCACATTCGGCAGCGTCCCGCTGAATGTCGAGCTGAAGCTGGAGGTCTGGGACTCGCCGAACTCGGCCGGCGTGGTCATCGATGCGGTTCGCTGCGCCAAGCTCGGCATGGACCGCGGCGTCGGGGGTCCGCTTATCGCACCCTCGAGCTACTTCATGAAATCGCCGCCGCGGCAATTCACCGATGCCGAGGCGCGCATACGCCTTGAGGAATTCATCGCAGGCGAAACGGACGCACTCCGGGGAGCGGCCGAGTGA